In one window of Spartinivicinus marinus DNA:
- a CDS encoding siderophore-interacting protein, protein MNSHVTTAVIRNTAKPAPKRTPPRLLQVVKSERISAHMQRITLAGEAIKGFPDDRNGAHIKVFLPLAHQDKPVLPTLGPTGVIWPPKEEKPITRTYSVRKYHPEREELEIDFVLHGADSPASGWALKAEPGDFLGVAGPGGPDPLLAPADWHIIAGDMTALPAIAALLEELPEHATGYVFIEVTDETEHQPLVTRSAVEIHWLYRGNLVAGKSTLQLDAIKQIEKPVNIKTMSAWVAGENSAVVNIRNYLKSKYGLTKKQLYAVPYWRYGFNEEGYHEERHRVMDEKY, encoded by the coding sequence TTGAATAGCCATGTTACAACAGCTGTTATAAGGAATACGGCTAAACCGGCTCCAAAGCGTACACCACCTAGACTTTTACAGGTGGTGAAGTCTGAACGTATATCTGCACATATGCAGCGTATTACGTTGGCAGGGGAAGCTATTAAAGGATTTCCAGATGATAGAAATGGTGCTCATATAAAGGTTTTTTTACCACTTGCGCATCAAGATAAGCCTGTTTTGCCAACATTAGGCCCAACAGGGGTCATTTGGCCACCGAAGGAAGAAAAGCCTATTACTCGAACCTATAGTGTGCGCAAATATCATCCAGAACGAGAGGAGCTGGAGATAGATTTTGTTTTACATGGAGCTGACAGCCCAGCTTCAGGCTGGGCTTTAAAAGCTGAGCCTGGTGACTTTTTAGGTGTAGCTGGACCTGGTGGACCTGATCCATTACTAGCGCCTGCTGACTGGCATATTATTGCAGGGGATATGACTGCTCTACCTGCAATTGCTGCATTGCTTGAAGAGCTGCCAGAACATGCTACAGGGTATGTATTTATAGAAGTAACGGATGAAACGGAACATCAACCATTAGTTACTCGTTCAGCGGTTGAAATACACTGGTTATATCGAGGAAATCTTGTTGCTGGAAAGAGCACTCTACAATTAGATGCCATTAAGCAAATAGAAAAGCCAGTTAACATTAAAACGATGTCTGCATGGGTGGCTGGTGAAAACAGCGCGGTAGTCAATATTCGTAATTATCTAAAAAGTAAATATGGCCTGACTAAAAAGCAGCTATATGCGGTACCCTATTGGCGTTATGGTTTTAATGAAGAGGGCTATCATGAAGAACGCCATAGAGTAATGGATGAGAAGTATTAA
- a CDS encoding winged helix-turn-helix transcriptional regulator: MSKNKQTNQPVGCTENMDCPVTAAIDVIGGKWKVVILYHLRDNTLRFGELRKRIPKITQKMLTQQLRELEANHLIVRKVYAEVPPRVEYTSTPIADELRPIMDMLCAWGERHKKLLQSAE; the protein is encoded by the coding sequence ATGAGTAAAAACAAGCAGACAAATCAGCCTGTTGGCTGTACTGAAAATATGGACTGTCCGGTAACTGCCGCTATTGATGTCATTGGTGGAAAGTGGAAGGTAGTCATTCTGTATCACCTGCGGGACAATACGCTGAGATTTGGAGAACTCAGGAAGCGTATTCCTAAAATTACCCAGAAGATGCTGACGCAACAGTTGCGAGAACTGGAAGCTAACCATCTGATTGTACGTAAGGTCTACGCAGAAGTTCCGCCAAGGGTTGAGTATACAAGCACTCCAATTGCCGACGAGCTGCGGCCGATTATGGATATGCTATGTGCCTGGGGCGAGCGCCATAAGAAGCTACTGCAGTCTGCGGAATAG
- a CDS encoding MBL fold metallo-hydrolase: protein MKKFSSSKLLMAAAILTLSANAAAAEFIYKPASLTRIATNLQKVEGGHLERFKKPFEVQRLSQNIYWISVANYNVTLLVGETGALLIDAPIHAGKRILKAIEAITDKPLRGIVYSHAHADHVGDSGVILKELSDNNIDIYATEEVRVALISHKVTLPAPVTKIISDKLVFEGHTFEVYQNFDGHTPDNTGFLIKDGGRKILHAIDLIHPDQLEFRSFSNVEDAIAYKNDIDYLLSLDWDVMVTGHSNLGYKEDVKFVQEYIRDIQSYIHQGHSKADFSNHLKSNTPFAWYAGYSDEVIDFATSLLAEKYREGREEEFDIVARSHVEVLFWAMLARAL, encoded by the coding sequence ATGAAAAAGTTTTCAAGCAGCAAATTACTAATGGCAGCTGCAATTCTGACCTTGTCAGCAAATGCAGCTGCTGCTGAATTTATCTATAAACCAGCGTCACTGACGAGGATCGCCACTAACTTGCAAAAGGTTGAAGGGGGGCACCTTGAGCGCTTTAAAAAACCATTCGAAGTGCAACGTTTAAGTCAAAACATTTACTGGATTTCTGTTGCTAACTACAACGTGACTCTACTTGTGGGTGAAACGGGTGCTTTACTTATTGATGCCCCGATACATGCAGGTAAAAGGATTTTAAAGGCTATTGAGGCGATAACAGATAAACCGCTTCGTGGAATTGTATACTCCCATGCGCATGCCGATCATGTGGGTGATTCCGGTGTGATTTTAAAAGAGCTTAGTGATAACAACATCGATATATACGCGACAGAGGAAGTCCGAGTGGCCTTGATCTCTCATAAGGTGACTTTGCCAGCGCCGGTAACAAAAATTATTTCGGACAAACTGGTTTTTGAAGGACACACTTTTGAGGTATATCAAAACTTCGATGGCCATACTCCGGATAACACTGGCTTTCTGATTAAAGATGGTGGCCGCAAGATCTTACATGCGATTGACCTGATTCACCCTGATCAGTTGGAGTTTAGAAGTTTCTCCAACGTTGAAGATGCCATCGCATATAAAAACGATATAGATTATCTGCTGTCGCTAGATTGGGATGTAATGGTTACCGGCCACAGCAATCTAGGCTATAAAGAGGACGTTAAATTTGTTCAGGAATACATTCGGGATATTCAAAGTTATATTCATCAGGGCCATTCAAAAGCAGACTTCTCGAATCACCTGAAAAGCAATACCCCATTCGCTTGGTATGCTGGCTATAGTGATGAGGTCATCGATTTTGCAACCAGTTTGCTGGCTGAGAAATATCGCGAAGGTCGAGAGGAAGAGTTTGATATTGTCGCCCGATCTCATGTGGAAGTCCTATTCTGGGCAATGCTTGCCCGTGCACTCTAA
- a CDS encoding NADP-dependent oxidoreductase — protein MTTYKVINLIKRPLAREVSAELFEVVDKEIPTTGPGEVLVRQTHMSLDPAMLGWMSSDKNSYMPPVELGSVMRSSGVGIVVRSNHPEFTSGDRVMGRMGWQEYFLSDGDSLNKVTATLPDEAVLSILGLPGLTATQGFLNMAKPSTGETLIITGAAGAVGSMVGQLAKAHGLNVIGVVGSDEKAHWITTELGFDGAINYKKENIEKQLAQLAPKGIDIFYENTGGPIQKLIIERMNPHGRVIVCGLIADYGKVAPPVGPSWMNVMKKRLSILGFTMTDHYSEISSLLAQLIPYVEQGKLKYRAHVIDGLESAITGLNLLFTGKNQGKLIVKL, from the coding sequence ATGACGACGTATAAGGTAATCAATTTAATCAAGCGCCCATTGGCAAGAGAGGTTAGTGCAGAATTATTTGAAGTGGTAGATAAAGAAATTCCAACTACAGGACCAGGAGAGGTGTTAGTAAGGCAAACTCATATGTCACTGGATCCTGCCATGTTAGGCTGGATGAGTTCAGATAAAAATAGCTACATGCCACCGGTGGAGCTCGGTTCTGTGATGCGAAGTTCAGGTGTTGGTATCGTGGTACGTAGTAATCACCCAGAGTTTACTTCTGGTGACCGTGTCATGGGGAGAATGGGCTGGCAAGAATATTTTCTCAGTGATGGTGACAGCCTTAATAAAGTGACAGCTACGTTACCCGATGAGGCGGTACTATCTATTTTAGGGTTGCCTGGTTTAACTGCAACCCAAGGATTTCTTAATATGGCAAAACCCAGTACCGGAGAAACACTTATTATTACTGGTGCCGCCGGAGCGGTAGGTTCTATGGTAGGACAGTTAGCAAAGGCGCACGGTTTAAATGTTATTGGGGTTGTTGGTAGTGACGAAAAAGCGCACTGGATTACGACTGAGCTGGGATTTGATGGGGCGATAAACTACAAAAAAGAAAATATCGAAAAGCAATTAGCTCAGTTAGCCCCCAAAGGTATCGACATTTTCTATGAAAATACTGGCGGCCCTATTCAGAAACTGATCATTGAGCGTATGAACCCGCACGGACGAGTAATCGTTTGTGGCTTAATTGCTGATTATGGAAAGGTAGCGCCGCCAGTGGGACCAAGTTGGATGAATGTCATGAAAAAAAGACTGTCTATCTTAGGGTTTACTATGACAGATCACTACAGTGAAATCTCCAGTTTATTGGCTCAGCTCATTCCTTACGTTGAACAGGGTAAGCTTAAATATAGGGCACATGTAATAGACGGGTTGGAATCTGCAATTACAGGTTTGAACTTACTTTTTACTGGAAAAAATCAAGGAAAATTAATTGTTAAACTGTGA
- a CDS encoding peroxiredoxin-like family protein, with protein MTHSAILAGSPFPKIIVNQQDEIPVHLDVISEDMDWKMVVVYRGKHCPLCTKYLNKLENYKQRLQKIGVELVAVSADDKAQLTQHSTELKVSFPIYYGLSIEQMQELGLYISNPRSKQETDHPFAEPGIFVINENGQVHLVDISNGPFARPELDLLVSGIEFIKDPSNNYPIRGTYRGHN; from the coding sequence ATGACACATTCTGCAATTTTGGCGGGTTCCCCTTTTCCTAAAATCATAGTAAATCAACAGGATGAAATCCCCGTTCACCTTGATGTTATTAGCGAGGATATGGATTGGAAAATGGTGGTGGTTTATCGTGGCAAACACTGCCCATTATGTACTAAATACCTTAATAAACTGGAAAATTACAAGCAACGGTTACAAAAGATTGGAGTTGAACTCGTTGCTGTTTCGGCTGATGATAAGGCGCAATTAACGCAACATTCAACTGAGTTGAAAGTCAGCTTTCCAATTTACTACGGGTTGAGTATTGAGCAAATGCAGGAATTAGGTTTATACATTTCTAATCCAAGATCAAAGCAAGAAACCGATCATCCCTTTGCTGAACCCGGTATTTTTGTCATTAATGAAAATGGTCAAGTGCATTTGGTTGATATATCTAATGGCCCATTTGCACGCCCTGAATTGGACTTATTGGTATCTGGAATAGAGTTTATAAAAGACCCTAGTAATAATTACCCAATTCGTGGCACCTATAGGGGACATAATTGA
- a CDS encoding YaiI/YqxD family protein produces MKIWVDGDACPVAIKDILYRAAERKQVLVTIVANQYMQTPPSKFISFLQVSSGFDVADNEIVKRVDPGDLVITSDIPLASEVIDNGALALSPRGELFTEANVKSRLNIRDFMETMRSSGIHTGGPAPLSQGDKQMFANHLDKWLQKAK; encoded by the coding sequence ATGAAAATATGGGTAGATGGCGATGCTTGTCCTGTTGCTATAAAAGATATCCTCTATAGAGCAGCTGAGAGGAAGCAGGTGTTAGTCACCATAGTGGCTAACCAGTATATGCAAACGCCACCTTCAAAGTTTATTTCTTTTTTGCAAGTTTCAAGTGGTTTTGATGTAGCCGATAATGAAATTGTAAAGCGAGTTGACCCTGGTGATTTAGTAATAACTTCTGACATACCGCTGGCATCAGAGGTAATTGATAATGGTGCTCTTGCTTTAAGCCCTAGAGGAGAACTATTTACTGAAGCAAATGTAAAATCTCGTTTGAATATCCGAGACTTTATGGAAACGATGCGAAGTAGTGGCATTCATACTGGTGGGCCAGCTCCATTAAGTCAGGGCGACAAGCAAATGTTTGCAAACCATCTCGATAAGTGGCTGCAAAAAGCAAAGTGA
- a CDS encoding sodium-dependent transporter, with product MSGRNSTLTAGSSLDATATPSSGRLQWSTRLSFILAATGSAIGLGNIWKFPYITGENGGGAFVLVYLACILVIGIPLMMAEIMIGRRGQQSPPNAMASLAKEAGSTSLWKIVGWSGVIAGFLILSFYTVIAGWSVSYISVAADTTFVGKSPAEIGSMFEGMLSDPTRLLTWSTLVILITLFIVGKGVKSGLEKAVNILMPCLLVLIVIMVGYAMTTGHFMQGVSFLFNPDFSKLSSESMLIALGHAFFTLSLASGAIMTYGSYLPKSVSIAKTTIYIGIVDTVVALLAGLAIFPIVFANNLEPSAGPGLIFVTLPIAFGQMPLGTIVGTLFFIMLSIAALTSAISMIEPSVARLVEKFKISRFKACTLLGFGLWLLSVGSALSFNLWKEEKLFGKTFFDMVDHLTANLMMPLGGLAMAIFSAWIIHKKVTQEELGLGKGVMYNVWLFTMRFITPICIVIVFLNALKII from the coding sequence ATGTCTGGACGTAACTCAACCTTAACGGCAGGCTCCTCATTGGATGCAACTGCCACCCCATCATCGGGTCGTTTACAGTGGTCAACCCGGTTATCTTTTATCCTAGCAGCCACCGGCTCAGCTATAGGGTTAGGGAATATTTGGAAGTTCCCTTATATTACTGGAGAAAATGGTGGTGGAGCGTTTGTACTCGTTTACCTCGCCTGTATTCTAGTAATAGGTATACCTCTGATGATGGCTGAGATAATGATTGGTCGCCGAGGCCAACAAAGTCCGCCAAATGCAATGGCATCACTTGCTAAAGAAGCGGGTAGCACATCTTTGTGGAAAATAGTGGGTTGGTCGGGGGTTATCGCCGGCTTTCTTATTCTTAGTTTTTACACAGTTATTGCTGGCTGGTCTGTATCTTATATTTCGGTAGCAGCCGACACTACTTTTGTAGGAAAAAGCCCTGCTGAAATAGGCAGTATGTTTGAAGGCATGCTTAGTGACCCCACCAGGCTCCTTACTTGGAGCACCCTGGTAATACTAATCACTCTTTTTATAGTAGGTAAAGGTGTTAAGTCTGGCCTGGAAAAAGCTGTTAACATTTTAATGCCATGCTTGTTGGTGCTTATTGTCATCATGGTGGGCTATGCCATGACGACAGGTCATTTTATGCAAGGCGTAAGTTTTTTGTTTAATCCAGATTTCAGCAAGCTATCTAGTGAAAGCATGTTGATCGCACTAGGCCATGCCTTTTTTACTTTAAGCTTAGCCAGTGGTGCTATTATGACCTATGGCTCCTACCTGCCCAAGAGCGTGTCTATTGCTAAAACTACTATCTATATTGGTATAGTTGATACTGTAGTTGCCTTACTGGCTGGTTTGGCGATCTTCCCTATCGTATTTGCTAACAACCTAGAGCCTTCAGCCGGTCCAGGCCTTATTTTTGTTACACTGCCTATTGCTTTTGGCCAAATGCCATTAGGGACAATAGTAGGTACTTTATTTTTTATCATGCTATCAATTGCTGCCTTAACGTCAGCTATTTCTATGATAGAACCCAGTGTCGCCCGACTCGTTGAGAAATTTAAAATTTCCCGTTTTAAAGCCTGCACTTTACTCGGCTTTGGCTTGTGGTTACTAAGTGTAGGCTCTGCCCTCTCCTTCAACTTATGGAAAGAGGAAAAGTTATTTGGCAAAACCTTCTTTGACATGGTTGACCACCTAACTGCAAACCTAATGATGCCACTTGGTGGGTTGGCAATGGCCATTTTCAGTGCCTGGATAATCCATAAGAAAGTTACTCAAGAAGAGCTAGGGTTAGGCAAAGGCGTGATGTACAACGTCTGGCTATTTACAATGCGTTTTATCACTCCAATTTGTATTGTGATCGTCTTTCTTAATGCTCTGAAAATTATCTAA
- a CDS encoding ankyrin repeat domain-containing protein, whose product MFTFSCNSLMFLLILLSASSTYADNSDYIKALFHYIDEGDFSLISELIDQGVNIEATNENGNTALIYAVDRGYINTVKLLIDKGANIEARSKEDGFTPLMLSVIHGNIKMAKLLIDKGANIEERATEHGLTALLMAVYGGNIETVKFLIEKGANIEMATYDGQTPLITAVQRQTPHLEIVKYLIDKGANMQAMDEAGQTALSVATKHSYVEIVNLLKQAMNKK is encoded by the coding sequence ATGTTTACATTCAGTTGTAATTCTTTAATGTTCTTGTTGATCTTGCTTTCAGCTAGTTCTACTTATGCTGATAATTCGGATTATATAAAAGCTTTATTTCATTATATAGATGAAGGTGATTTTTCGTTAATTTCTGAGTTAATTGATCAAGGCGTTAATATTGAAGCAACGAATGAAAATGGTAATACAGCTCTCATCTATGCTGTTGATCGCGGGTATATAAATACAGTCAAGCTCCTTATTGACAAAGGTGCTAACATTGAGGCCAGAAGTAAAGAGGATGGTTTTACCCCTTTAATGTTATCTGTTATTCATGGGAACATTAAAATGGCAAAACTCCTTATCGACAAAGGTGCTAATATTGAGGAGAGAGCTACTGAGCATGGTCTAACGGCCCTATTGATGGCAGTTTATGGGGGTAATATTGAAACAGTAAAATTTCTCATTGAAAAAGGTGCCAATATTGAGATGGCGACTTACGATGGCCAGACACCTCTTATTACGGCAGTTCAAAGGCAAACTCCACACCTAGAAATAGTAAAATACCTTATCGATAAAGGCGCAAATATGCAGGCGATGGATGAAGCTGGACAGACAGCTTTGAGTGTAGCTACTAAACATAGCTATGTAGAAATAGTTAATTTATTAAAGCAGGCAATGAATAAAAAATAA
- a CDS encoding tetratricopeptide repeat protein, translating to MIEKLEQMLKQGQDNSMLRFGLGKAYLDNKQPDKAIEHFQVCLQHDKNYSAAWKLLGKCYVVLENWQQAAEIYQQGINIANEKGDKQAEKEMLVFLKRCNKQLNQ from the coding sequence ATGATTGAAAAACTTGAACAAATGCTAAAACAAGGACAAGACAACTCCATGCTACGATTTGGGCTAGGTAAAGCCTATCTAGATAATAAGCAACCCGACAAAGCAATAGAGCATTTTCAAGTTTGTTTGCAGCATGACAAAAATTACTCAGCTGCCTGGAAGTTACTTGGGAAATGCTATGTGGTGCTAGAAAACTGGCAGCAAGCAGCAGAAATTTATCAACAAGGAATCAACATCGCTAATGAAAAAGGTGATAAACAGGCTGAAAAGGAAATGCTGGTATTTTTAAAGCGCTGCAATAAACAATTAAATCAATAA
- a CDS encoding YopT-type cysteine protease domain-containing protein, which produces MGGLSSIGNSTPTANLVANQPAPTSNDQQASWQGRSLKLLESGNKTFSNSIYRRGLHIQSSELKALQKEIKLLQKNQGPEQLRKVEDALSLWKENHPKEYSKRNKHVPELQKELSSLKQQHTAEANQRQAEVKEQQQLNDPRYQDFELRKKDELREALEQLPRDRRSYQQQHSPEYRKHARQLITDRKKELKHITKQQKQTKVTAEVIKDVLENHLGLKFKSLPRFNADIRAAIHHTFSEQTVNYILNKCPELKEDGPVQLEKITSSLSALDSLVNPGVVIAQKNDAALITPFQQSRFIGERAFGQEGICAALSAKWMASQHIQDNFYQDIGFMDGFSASKLTDGQEEVMNLAIQYYSDNNRAHTAGEHWNATGKNREEKLTEYFKENYGLELDESQSGIDNDKLNISQINQPGLYYLAIHGNGQDSGHALAAKVELVNSGRDWGQKVFTLFDPNYGEAQFKNINQFQSYVHNLVNERYPELTDSSFVLCFK; this is translated from the coding sequence ATGGGCGGTTTATCAAGCATAGGCAATTCAACACCAACAGCAAATCTGGTTGCTAATCAACCAGCTCCAACAAGCAATGACCAACAAGCCAGTTGGCAGGGGCGTTCATTGAAGCTGCTTGAGTCGGGTAATAAGACTTTTAGCAACTCTATATACAGGCGTGGGCTACATATCCAAAGTTCAGAGCTTAAGGCATTACAAAAAGAGATTAAGTTACTGCAAAAGAATCAAGGCCCAGAGCAGCTTAGAAAAGTTGAAGATGCATTATCTTTATGGAAAGAAAACCATCCAAAAGAGTATTCTAAGAGAAATAAGCATGTGCCTGAATTGCAAAAAGAGTTGAGCAGTTTAAAACAGCAACACACTGCTGAAGCAAACCAAAGGCAAGCTGAAGTTAAAGAACAACAACAGTTGAATGATCCCCGTTATCAAGATTTTGAGCTGCGCAAAAAAGATGAATTAAGAGAAGCACTTGAGCAGCTGCCAAGAGATCGAAGAAGTTATCAACAGCAGCACAGCCCTGAATATAGAAAGCATGCTAGACAACTTATTACAGATAGAAAAAAAGAGCTGAAACATATTACCAAGCAGCAAAAGCAGACTAAAGTAACTGCAGAAGTTATTAAGGATGTTTTAGAAAATCATTTAGGCCTGAAATTTAAGTCATTACCTAGATTTAATGCTGATATTCGAGCTGCAATTCATCATACTTTCTCAGAACAAACGGTTAACTATATACTGAATAAATGCCCAGAGCTTAAAGAGGATGGACCTGTTCAGTTGGAAAAAATCACATCTTCATTAAGCGCTTTAGATAGCCTTGTTAATCCCGGTGTTGTGATTGCACAAAAAAATGATGCAGCTCTAATTACGCCATTTCAACAATCTCGTTTCATTGGTGAAAGAGCCTTTGGGCAAGAAGGAATATGTGCAGCTTTATCAGCGAAATGGATGGCTTCTCAGCATATCCAGGATAACTTCTATCAAGATATTGGTTTTATGGATGGGTTTTCAGCATCTAAATTAACTGATGGTCAAGAAGAAGTGATGAATCTGGCTATACAGTATTATAGTGATAATAACCGAGCACATACAGCTGGTGAACACTGGAATGCTACTGGTAAAAATAGAGAAGAAAAACTAACTGAATACTTTAAAGAAAATTATGGCTTAGAATTAGATGAAAGTCAGTCTGGGATTGATAACGATAAGCTAAATATTAGCCAGATTAACCAGCCTGGACTATATTATCTTGCCATTCATGGTAATGGGCAAGACTCTGGTCACGCTTTAGCTGCAAAGGTTGAGCTTGTCAACAGTGGCAGAGATTGGGGGCAAAAAGTATTTACGTTGTTTGATCCTAACTATGGAGAAGCACAGTTTAAAAATATTAATCAATTTCAGAGTTATGTACATAATTTAGTAAATGAAAGATATCCTGAATTAACAGATTCTTCCTTTGTACTATGCTTTAAATAG
- a CDS encoding TRAP transporter large permease, producing MEVNEILVIAMFCSFIILLFSGFPVAYVLAGIGVIFAAIGYYADSYFDAFTGLDFMTLGLVVNRIYKIMDNWILVALPMFVFMGHMLDKSGIAETLMESLQKLFGKVRGGLAVTVTLIGIILAASTGIIGASVVLLAMISLPAMRNQQYKDSIALGTIASAGTLGILIPPSIMLVIMADQLGVAVGDLFMGAVIPGLTLGMLYVLYILTYGFFRAEHLPAPNRVERVNAYVWLNVLKATIPTLLLIISVLGSIFAGWATPTEASGIGALGATLLAFSHGKLSFAVFKECLHKTMNVTAYIFMIFIGASLFALVLRELGGDELIESFLTGLPFGDYGIILFILGIIFLLGFVLDWIEITLIILPLVIPVISALNLDIPGYGVIDNPEIVWFIMLVAVTLQTSFLTPPVGFALFYLKGVCPPDINLSTIYRGVTPFIILQLTGLLIILLFPALVNWLPATVYSS from the coding sequence ATGGAGGTTAATGAGATTTTAGTAATAGCCATGTTTTGCAGCTTTATAATTTTGTTATTTTCCGGTTTTCCCGTCGCTTATGTGTTAGCTGGCATAGGCGTGATATTCGCTGCTATTGGTTATTATGCAGATAGCTATTTTGATGCATTTACTGGCCTGGATTTCATGACACTAGGCTTGGTAGTTAATCGCATTTATAAAATTATGGATAATTGGATATTAGTAGCATTACCTATGTTTGTTTTTATGGGCCATATGTTGGATAAATCAGGTATTGCTGAAACCTTAATGGAGTCTCTCCAGAAACTATTTGGAAAAGTAAGAGGTGGACTTGCAGTCACTGTTACTCTCATCGGTATTATTCTGGCTGCATCAACAGGCATCATCGGTGCATCGGTGGTTTTATTGGCAATGATTTCCCTACCTGCCATGCGTAATCAACAATATAAAGACAGCATTGCACTCGGTACCATTGCCTCTGCTGGCACTCTTGGTATCTTGATTCCCCCCTCTATCATGCTGGTTATTATGGCTGACCAGCTCGGTGTTGCTGTCGGTGACTTATTTATGGGTGCAGTGATACCAGGATTAACGCTGGGTATGCTTTATGTTCTCTATATATTGACATATGGCTTTTTTCGTGCGGAACATTTACCAGCTCCCAACCGTGTAGAGCGAGTGAACGCCTATGTATGGCTTAATGTACTTAAAGCTACCATACCTACTTTATTACTGATTATTAGTGTTTTAGGTTCTATCTTTGCTGGCTGGGCCACTCCTACAGAAGCCTCGGGTATTGGTGCCCTGGGCGCAACCTTACTTGCTTTCAGTCACGGTAAATTAAGCTTCGCAGTATTCAAAGAATGTCTTCATAAAACCATGAATGTAACTGCTTACATTTTTATGATTTTTATCGGTGCATCCCTATTTGCCTTAGTACTAAGAGAATTAGGCGGAGATGAGCTCATCGAATCATTTTTAACTGGCTTACCTTTTGGTGACTATGGCATTATTTTATTCATTCTTGGTATTATTTTCTTACTCGGATTTGTATTGGATTGGATTGAAATTACCCTTATCATCCTACCCCTAGTTATACCAGTTATTTCAGCACTTAACTTAGATATACCTGGTTATGGTGTTATAGATAACCCTGAGATTGTTTGGTTTATAATGTTAGTCGCCGTTACCTTACAAACTTCTTTTCTCACACCGCCAGTAGGCTTTGCCTTATTTTACTTGAAAGGCGTATGCCCGCCTGATATTAATCTAAGCACTATTTACCGAGGTGTCACACCATTCATTATTCTACAACTTACTGGTTTGTTGATTATTTTACTATTCCCGGCCCTAGTGAACTGGCTTCCAGCAACTGTTTATAGTAGCTAA
- a CDS encoding TRAP transporter small permease subunit — MRQEENLPAPPGVNVVYYWVKKTGEVISWSYAVLMAVIILQVVLRKGFSNGLIILEELQWHLYAIGFMFGMAYSQVLNSHVRVDLFYSHFSTKTQHIIEIIGLLILVIPFVSIIFIHSLDFVADSWRINERSAAPAGLPYRWLIKSIIPIAFVLLAITVIARIYHEVYMLVTRWRC; from the coding sequence ATGAGGCAAGAAGAAAATTTGCCGGCACCGCCAGGTGTTAATGTAGTGTATTACTGGGTAAAGAAAACAGGCGAAGTTATTTCTTGGTCTTACGCAGTATTGATGGCTGTTATTATCTTACAGGTTGTTCTGCGTAAAGGTTTTTCCAATGGCTTGATAATATTAGAAGAATTACAGTGGCACCTATATGCCATTGGTTTTATGTTTGGTATGGCTTACTCTCAAGTATTAAACAGCCATGTCAGAGTTGACTTATTTTATAGCCATTTCTCAACCAAGACACAGCATATAATAGAAATAATAGGCTTGTTAATTCTAGTTATACCCTTTGTCAGTATTATTTTTATTCACAGCCTTGATTTTGTAGCTGACTCCTGGCGCATTAATGAGCGATCAGCTGCCCCTGCTGGGTTACCTTATCGCTGGCTAATTAAGTCAATTATCCCGATTGCATTTGTCTTGTTAGCAATCACTGTTATTGCTCGAATTTATCATGAAGTGTACATGTTAGTTACTCGCTGGAGATGTTGA